One genomic segment of Mesoterricola silvestris includes these proteins:
- a CDS encoding VRR-NUC domain-containing protein, with amino-acid sequence MEDPYYLVNFQCVLEDVRSRCGDLLLPEERARLEAFRSLPGDARRLYVRMLTRKGPWFRPGALAYPEIGPGALEALAAAGFLAGPEEATAAELAGLLRKPELEALLEAAGIPFRRAEGREALASRVPEALLRDAADAVAPRGRDWARLLFLLFFGNLEQDLTDFVLAELGHVRYEAYEVDPACRAFGSRQEVDRLLSLDGLRTALEAGEDLEGITGSLLAMEHCPGLRVQRRYHRLLGDVGREWERRGSPEEALACLRRCALPPARERMARIHHARGESALAAETALAMAEAPLDVGEERFARRFLARLARHDPRAALWAETHPPDPPLPEVRLRVPRHPSGSVEQAALEASGWEGFWTENALWTALYGLAFWDVIFAPVPGAFQHRFQLGPADLRTPGFAQARRGAIAARLAELEAPGAPRRLILARAAEKRGVANAFVNWKALAPGHLEAALDTLPQAALLAFLRAMAPNPAAFRSGFPDLFLHRDGRCMLWEVKGPGDALRPEQERWLALFNRAGLDARVAWVSYLEEGAPSSPGGSP; translated from the coding sequence ATGGAGGACCCCTACTATCTCGTGAATTTCCAGTGCGTGCTGGAGGATGTGCGTTCCCGGTGCGGGGACCTGCTCCTCCCGGAGGAAAGGGCGCGCCTGGAGGCCTTCCGGTCCCTGCCCGGGGACGCCCGGCGGCTCTACGTGCGCATGCTCACGCGCAAGGGCCCCTGGTTCCGCCCCGGCGCCCTGGCCTACCCGGAGATCGGCCCGGGCGCCCTGGAGGCCCTGGCCGCGGCGGGCTTCCTGGCGGGTCCGGAGGAGGCCACCGCCGCCGAACTGGCCGGCCTCCTGCGCAAACCCGAGCTCGAGGCCCTCCTGGAGGCCGCCGGCATCCCCTTCCGGCGCGCCGAGGGCCGGGAGGCGCTGGCGAGTCGCGTGCCGGAGGCCCTTCTGCGCGACGCGGCCGACGCGGTGGCTCCCCGGGGCCGGGACTGGGCGCGGCTCCTGTTCCTGCTGTTCTTCGGCAACCTCGAGCAGGACCTCACGGACTTCGTCCTGGCCGAGCTGGGGCATGTGCGGTACGAGGCCTACGAGGTGGACCCCGCCTGCAGGGCCTTCGGGAGCCGGCAGGAGGTGGACCGCCTCCTCTCCCTGGACGGGCTTCGCACCGCCCTGGAGGCCGGAGAGGATCTGGAGGGGATCACCGGCAGCCTCCTGGCCATGGAGCACTGCCCGGGCCTCCGGGTGCAGCGGCGCTACCACCGCCTCCTGGGCGACGTGGGGCGGGAATGGGAACGGCGGGGCTCGCCGGAGGAGGCCCTGGCCTGTCTCCGGCGCTGCGCCCTGCCCCCGGCCCGGGAGCGCATGGCCCGCATCCACCATGCCCGGGGCGAATCCGCCCTGGCGGCGGAAACGGCCCTGGCCATGGCCGAGGCCCCCCTGGACGTGGGCGAGGAGCGGTTCGCGCGGAGGTTCCTGGCCAGGCTCGCCCGGCACGATCCCCGCGCGGCGCTCTGGGCCGAGACCCACCCCCCCGACCCGCCCCTGCCGGAAGTGCGGCTCCGGGTCCCCCGGCACCCGTCGGGGTCCGTGGAGCAGGCCGCCCTGGAAGCCTCGGGGTGGGAGGGGTTCTGGACCGAGAACGCCCTCTGGACGGCCCTCTACGGCCTAGCCTTCTGGGACGTGATCTTCGCGCCGGTGCCCGGGGCCTTCCAGCACCGGTTCCAGCTGGGCCCCGCGGACCTGCGCACGCCGGGGTTCGCCCAGGCCCGGCGGGGGGCCATCGCCGCGCGCCTTGCCGAACTGGAGGCGCCCGGCGCCCCCCGGCGCCTGATCCTGGCCCGCGCGGCGGAAAAGCGGGGCGTGGCCAACGCCTTCGTGAACTGGAAGGCCCTGGCCCCGGGCCATCTGGAGGCGGCCCTGGACACCCTGCCCCAGGCCGCGCTCCTGGCCTTCCTGCGGGCCATGGCCCCCAACCCCGCGGCCTTCCGCAGCGGCTTCCCGGACCTCTTCCTGCACCGGGACGGCCGGTGCATGCTCTGGGAGGTCAAGGGCCCGGGGGATGCCCTCCGCCCCGAGCAGGAGCGCTGGCTGGCCCTCTTCAACCGCGCGGGCCTGGATGCCCGGGTCGCGTGGGTGAGCTACCTGGAGGAGGGCGCCCCCTCCTCCCCTGGAGGATCCCCATGA
- a CDS encoding HD domain-containing protein encodes MTHELTVWQERFEAFWAALPGGDGAHDVHHLRRVWRSARKIAAAEPGADLLVLLAAAYLHDLVNPPKDSPLRSQASRLSAEKAVPLLEDLGFDPARTRAAAHAIEAHSYSAGIPPATLEARILQDADRLEALGAIGLARCFYTGGKMGTALWEAGDPLGRSGRPLDDRLYSVDHFPLKLMRLPDLMTTGEGRRMARRRTRVLALFLAQLERELLD; translated from the coding sequence ATGACCCACGAACTCACCGTTTGGCAGGAGCGCTTCGAGGCCTTCTGGGCCGCCCTCCCCGGCGGGGACGGAGCCCACGACGTGCACCACCTGCGCCGGGTATGGCGTTCGGCCCGGAAGATCGCCGCGGCCGAGCCCGGCGCCGATCTGCTGGTGCTGCTGGCCGCGGCCTACCTCCACGACCTGGTGAACCCGCCCAAGGATTCGCCGCTGCGTTCCCAGGCCTCGCGCCTCTCGGCGGAAAAGGCCGTGCCCCTCCTGGAGGACCTGGGCTTCGATCCCGCCCGGACCCGGGCGGCGGCGCATGCCATCGAGGCCCACAGCTACTCCGCCGGCATCCCCCCCGCGACCCTGGAGGCCCGCATCCTGCAGGACGCCGACCGCCTCGAGGCCCTGGGGGCCATCGGCCTGGCCCGGTGCTTCTACACCGGCGGCAAGATGGGCACGGCCCTCTGGGAAGCCGGGGATCCCCTGGGCCGCTCCGGGCGGCCCCTGGACGACCGGCTCTATTCGGTGGATCACTTTCCCCTCAAGCTCATGCGCCTGCCGGACCTCATGACCACCGGCGAGGGCCGGCGCATGGCCCGCCGCAGGACAAGGGTGCTTGCCCTCTTCCTGGCACAATTGGAGCGGGAGCTCCTTGACTGA
- a CDS encoding DUF6982 domain-containing protein — protein MNKVVAHFLNGTVAKGLTVDFLPNKDRFHLVVEGAPALEVLISELKGLFFVKDLEGDLGHAKSNIFHPGDMSPGRRIRVEFKDGETLMGTTQAYTPGRTGFFVVPADKKSNTERAFIITSATSSISLL, from the coding sequence ATGAACAAGGTGGTCGCCCACTTCCTGAACGGCACCGTGGCCAAGGGCCTCACCGTGGACTTCCTCCCCAACAAGGACCGGTTCCACCTGGTGGTGGAGGGGGCGCCGGCCCTGGAGGTCCTGATATCGGAACTGAAGGGGCTCTTCTTCGTGAAGGACCTGGAGGGCGACCTGGGCCACGCCAAGTCCAACATCTTCCACCCCGGGGACATGAGCCCGGGGCGGCGGATCCGCGTGGAATTCAAGGATGGGGAGACCCTGATGGGCACCACCCAGGCCTACACCCCCGGACGGACGGGCTTCTTCGTGGTGCCCGCGGACAAGAAGTCCAACACGGAGCGGGCCTTCATCATCACCTCGGCCACCAGCAGCATCAGCCTGTTGTAG
- a CDS encoding exopolysaccharide biosynthesis protein → MTPRPLFSVLHDLLDHDRDVRLGELLDAAGEQSYGLLILLLALPSLVPALNTGLAPVGGAAVMAIGYQLGKGVPHPWVPQRILALPIHKGAVKHALARLEGLLLRWSSRTAERHPLSRRWMGAALVWTGFLLALPVPLPFANIIPAAVLCLLGAAVMEQRQDWAWAATFASLGTTLYFALSANLAFRIAKAIRGLVN, encoded by the coding sequence ATGACCCCCCGTCCCCTCTTCTCGGTTCTCCATGATCTCCTGGATCATGACCGGGACGTGCGCCTGGGGGAACTCCTGGACGCCGCCGGGGAGCAGTCCTACGGCCTCCTGATCCTGCTGCTGGCCCTGCCCAGCCTGGTGCCGGCCCTCAACACCGGCCTGGCCCCCGTGGGGGGCGCGGCCGTGATGGCCATCGGCTACCAGCTGGGCAAAGGCGTCCCCCACCCCTGGGTGCCCCAGCGCATCCTCGCCCTGCCCATCCACAAGGGCGCCGTCAAGCACGCCCTGGCGCGGCTGGAGGGGCTGCTGCTGCGCTGGTCCAGCCGCACCGCGGAAAGGCACCCCCTGAGCCGCAGGTGGATGGGCGCCGCCCTGGTGTGGACGGGCTTCCTCCTGGCCCTGCCGGTGCCCCTGCCCTTCGCCAACATCATCCCCGCCGCCGTCCTCTGCCTCCTGGGGGCCGCGGTCATGGAGCAGCGCCAGGACTGGGCCTGGGCCGCCACCTTCGCGAGCCTCGGCACCACCCTCTACTTCGCCCTGTCGGCCAACCTCGCCTTCCGCATCGCCAAGGCCATCCGGGGGTTGGTGAACTAG
- a CDS encoding winged helix-turn-helix transcriptional regulator yields MVRNACGMAPNVLSSQCPTRLVLDLIADKWTTLVIYLLSKGTRRYGELQREVGGISQKMLTQTLRKLEEDGLVRRVVYPEVPPRTEYSLTELGTTLREPLGALCQWAMVHLPDVEKARKASQRQRAKVLESRSA; encoded by the coding sequence ATGGTTCGTAATGCGTGCGGCATGGCCCCCAACGTCCTCAGCTCCCAGTGCCCCACCCGCCTGGTGCTGGACCTCATCGCCGACAAGTGGACGACGCTGGTGATCTACCTGCTCTCCAAGGGCACGCGGCGGTACGGGGAACTCCAGCGGGAGGTGGGCGGCATCAGCCAGAAGATGCTCACCCAGACCCTGCGCAAGCTGGAGGAGGACGGCCTGGTGCGCCGCGTCGTCTACCCCGAGGTCCCCCCCCGCACCGAGTACTCCCTCACCGAACTGGGCACCACCCTGAGGGAGCCCCTGGGAGCCCTCTGCCAGTGGGCCATGGTCCACCTCCCCGACGTGGAGAAGGCCCGCAAGGCCTCCCAGCGTCAGCGCGCCAAGGTCCTGGAATCCCGTTCGGCGTAG
- a CDS encoding NAD(P)H-dependent oxidoreductase: protein MTTATVLSPEDLLKVQEWRYATKQFDPSRKIPAAVWSALEKSLVLSPSSFGLQPWKFLVIQDPALRARLKAVSWGQGQVEDASHLVVFLAKETLTEADVDHFLERVAEVRHQTPESLAAYRSMMVGNLVSGPRAATIDAWAARQAYIALGNFMTSAALLGVDTCPMEGLDAAQYDEILGLAGTGYRTIVACPAGYRAAGDKYAELPKVRFPEAEVINHR, encoded by the coding sequence ATGACCACAGCCACCGTCCTCTCCCCCGAAGACCTCCTCAAGGTGCAGGAGTGGCGCTACGCCACCAAGCAGTTCGACCCCAGCCGCAAGATCCCCGCCGCCGTGTGGTCGGCCCTGGAGAAGTCCCTGGTGCTCTCCCCCAGCTCCTTCGGCCTCCAGCCCTGGAAGTTCCTGGTCATCCAGGACCCCGCCCTGCGCGCCCGCCTGAAGGCGGTGTCCTGGGGCCAGGGGCAGGTGGAGGACGCGTCCCACCTGGTGGTCTTCCTGGCCAAGGAGACCCTCACCGAGGCCGATGTGGACCACTTCCTGGAGCGCGTCGCCGAGGTGCGCCACCAGACCCCCGAATCCCTGGCCGCCTACCGCAGCATGATGGTGGGCAACCTCGTGTCCGGCCCCCGGGCCGCCACCATCGACGCCTGGGCCGCCCGGCAGGCGTACATCGCCCTGGGCAACTTCATGACCAGCGCCGCCCTCCTGGGCGTGGACACCTGCCCCATGGAAGGCCTGGACGCCGCCCAGTACGACGAGATCCTGGGCCTGGCGGGCACCGGCTACCGCACCATCGTTGCCTGCCCGGCTGGTTATCGGGCCGCCGGCGACAAGTACGCGGAACTGCCCAAGGTGCGCTTCCCCGAAGCCGAAGTGATCAACCACCGCTGA